The window ATCCATCACTCTTTCTTCCAATGAAACCGCCAATTCTTCCCAGCATGTAGACTATCTCGTTTATCGTCGGTGGTTCATCCGGCAAAGGTTTGTCTTTGTTTGCCATCTTGTACAGGATCTTCCATTCTCTTTCATCGAGAAAGAACAATGACCGCTTTTCGTTGAACTCTCTTCCAAGATATGTAAGCCATAAGAGGAACCAT of the Mesotoga sp. UBA6090 genome contains:
- a CDS encoding IS4 family transposase, with amino-acid sequence WFLLWLTYLGREFNEKRSLFFLDEREWKILYKMANKDKPLPDEPPTINEIVYMLGRIGGFIGRKSDGYPGVKTVWQGLIKLLIVLEYADIFSN